The following DNA comes from Numida meleagris isolate 19003 breed g44 Domestic line chromosome 16, NumMel1.0, whole genome shotgun sequence.
GGTTCCTCCAGCAGGAGCCATGAAGCTGAGGTTCAGTTCTGTGTCCAGTCTGGGGAGATTCCTCCAGTGGCGCAAGAGAGAGAACATTTGATcctgaggaaaatgaaaaagggaaacacCTTAGGAGAAGGCAGGAAGCTGGGAAGAGCAGAGGCTCTGCAAAGGTGATGGTCTCATTTGCAGCTCTCATGCTGTAGGACACAGACATGCACCAGGAGGAGGGAATGCCTCTTCCCACCCACTGCTGATGGGTCACGGGCTCCTCCGAGCATCCTGCCTCAGCCAGCAGCCACGTTATCTGTTAAGTTAAATAATGACTATCTCTGGCAATAGAATGACACAAACCCAAGGGCAAGAGGTGGGTCTGGCCAGACAGGAGAGTCAAGCAGGAGTCCCTGGGACCCTCCTCAACCCCATGAGCATCTCTCCTACGTGCCAGACCTCTCTGCCACCCCGTTGGGGCCAGCCTGAGTCACAGGCTGCCTAACCTCATCAGCACCCAGGAAATTCGATCAGGGCAGTGGCACAGGGCAGGATCTGGCCGTGGACAGAGCCCCGGGGCGCGGGATGCTGCGTgcgtgctgcagcccagcacagcaggagcagacagCAGCCTTCCCTCCGCGCCCTCCCTCGCCCTAATCGAATTTACATCTGTGTTAGCAAGGCAATGGATTATAGCTCGGAGGGGTGCTGCCTGCTTCAATCCCTAATTCAGCACATCAGTTGTGCTTAAGCCTGCTTACCTGTAAGCAAAGCTGCTGCCGGGTTCAGACAGCACCAAGCATGGCTGAGCTGGTGTCTAGGGGATTGTCCATTAAAAAGAGCCCTTCTCCAGGGGCTCAAGGCACTCTGCAGTTATCCTCTGTGCATTGCTGCACTCTTAGCTCTTGTTGCTGGGGTGGATGGAGCAGAAGAGGAGCTCTGGGGGGGATATGGGATGCTGCCATGCTAGCATTAGTGCAGTGGTGCTGCGTCAGCTCCAGCAAGAGCTCAGCACTGGAAGAAAGCTGCtctctctgtgctctgctttgaGGACAGGGGCTGAACAAACAGGCCACCAGTGTCCCTCTCCCCCACTGACCCGTGGGAGCTGCTCTGCGTCTGCCCCAAGCAGTCTGAGCACTGGAGTCAGCAAACTGGCATTGCTACCTCTAGCTTAAGTCTTAAAATATCCCCCAGAGCAAGACACAGAAGGCTGGATCCCTGCTCCTTGCCTGGATTTATGGGCAGCAACCTGGGAGAAACTAAAGAAGGGAGAGagatatacatattttttttctctttaagtaAATTCTCACGGCTTATCTCCAAAGTTCAGCTGTTTTCAAGCTGACCTGCCTGCCTTATGCTGTTCCACTGCAAATTCCTTCTGTACAGGAAGGCTCAGGCGCTGCACTTGCACGTGCCAGCAACCTGGAGTTTCATCTCCAATAGAACTTGTTAGCTAAGGACCCCTTCCCATTCCCTGATGAggatcatttttcttcctgccatGCTGACAGCTCAGCTTCTTTTCCCTTAGAATTAGGAAACAAAGCCAGGAGAGGAGATGAAGCCAATGAAGCTGTGCTTGGAGGTTAGAAATGGGGCAAGACAGCGATCTGTTCTCGCAACCAGACATCCACCCGGGGAGCCAGGGCTGGCACACGAGGAGCATCCATCTGATGCTTTCTGCTGAGGATCTCAGAGCACAGCACGTCCGGGACTGAGCCCAGGAGCCTCGAGCACAGTGGGGATGCTGCTTCCAACTGCAGGGCAtagctgagctgagctgggttGAGCTGTGCCACCAGGGAGATGCAGCCCCTTGGCTgatcccctcctgctgcagcccctgggtCACAGTTGTGTAAAACATCACCAAGTGTGACTGAGCGACAGGCACATGTTGATGATCCATTAAAACACCTCGGGACGGAGCCTGATCTGTTTCCCTTGGAGCTGGAAAATGCAGGACTGCCCTGGTGACTTTGCTGTAAGGAGCACAAGCAAAACGCGATCAGCCAGGGGATGGAGGGGACCCTGTGCAGCACTGAGAGCATCGCTGCTTGTAGGAGCCAGCATCAATAGAACAGGGCCAGAAGCTCCGAGTCCAAATCAAGgcagcgtgtgtgtgtgtggatcTGAGAGCCTGAAGTGGTTAATGGAGAAAAGTTAATAACCTAAGGAGAAATGAGAAGGGAGGCAGTGGGGTACAAAAAGTGTCTTTAAGCAAAGAAGCAACAAACGTGTAGgggctgcaaagcagcaggtaGGGCCACGCTGGGGCggaagcagagctgggcagagcgtgtttctgcagggagcagcctgcaAGTGAGCAGCACTTCTCAGCCACTAAGGATGATTTAGGAGCGAATAACATCAGCCCAGTCGAGTTCAATTGCTATTGATAATGTCCATGTGCAATTAGAGCCAATTAGAGGGAGGCAGAGAATGACAAGTGTTTGGCCAGGAggttggggtggggggggaggagtATATGGGGGGGGTCAATACCACAATCCAATTTCCCCACAACCAAATGCAATTAAAGGATAGCACTTACCCAGCTCGCCCAGGAGGGCCAGCGCATAAATGGCAAAAGCCAGGAGGGTGGGTGCCATCCTGCCCAGCATGCAGACCCAGGGCAGCACGCCGTGCCCCTGCCCCAGCTTCAGGCTGCGGGAGCTGGCGTCCATGTACTTCACCATGGTGGCCGTGTTCCTGGTCATCCTGGTGGTGGCCCTGCAGGGCTCGGCGCCCCACGGCACCTATTTCCCCTACAAGGTGCCCCTCGATCCTCAGGGGCTGCTGGAGCTCTCGTGGAACGTCAGCTACCCGGAGCAAGCCGTGTATTTCCAGATCCTCATCAGGAAGTTCAAGTTTGGGCTCCTCTTTGGGATGTCGGATCGGGGTGAGTTCGAGAACGCAGACCTGGCCGTGCTGTGGACTGACGGTCACAGTTCGTATTTTGGGGTGAGTTGTGCGTTTTCGTCGCTGTGTTTGGGGTTTCTGCCTGATGGGTGAATCTGGCCCCCGCGGGTTCGGAGGAGTGGGTGCAGGGCATGGCACTGGGTCCAGGTGGTGCAAAGGGGCTGCGGGGTTTCTGATCCAGATGTCTACGCTATGGGTTTGGTGTGGGATCTTAAATGCAAGGAGGAAGGGGTAAATCCAGCAGCACGGCTAATGGAGCCTGCGTTTGCAGGAGCTCCAACAGGTggctgcacccagcagctctgccacaggCACGCACGCAGGAGGCACCCACGGCTCGGTTCATTGCGCGCTGCTGCTGGCGACATTTAAAATTAACCACAGCTCCCATTACTGACTTTGAGAAAGTGCAAAGGTTGCCGAGCAGAAagcctgctcctgccagcaccaATAAGCCGGCTGCAGTTCacggctgcagctgcagcaaggaTCAACGGGACGCGGGAAAACGCAACCTGAcggctggctgccagcagcgcGGCGCTATCAGAAATCAAACACGCACAAGTATTTGGGCGGCTTGTAAATCCTGATGGGAGCAGACCAGGGGTGGGGGGAGACAACTCGTTTCTGATTTTGCTCcctatttctgctgcagcagcccatTGTAGGTTCTTGGGTGGTTGGTCTTTCTGCTACAATAACTAGCCCTGTGCTCTCCCTATCCCCAAACCACCCCATTAGGCACATTGCAattgtgctttgctgcagaaagcaattcATATTTGTCCCCATGTGAAGCTTTCCAGTAAGTTAAATTTTACCTCTCTGCTTGTTTGAAATTAGCCATAGAACATATTCTTTCACAACCAGCCGCAATGTGATCTGCAGCGCAATGAAAGGATAAAAGGGAGGGCTGATTACCTGTGCTGTTTTCCTGCTAATTACCAACCATTCAGAGTGTGGGATGACCCGAGTGCTACAGCATTTCACAGCATCGTgttaaaaaaaccacaaagaataTTTCCTAATCTCATTGAAAGACAAACAGCGCCAAATGAGCTCCATGCAGCATTCGGGCTTTCACTtggtgctgctcagcatccTGCCAGGAGGTTTCTATAACCTCTCCAGCCCTGGTGttctccctcccagcagccttTCTGCTGAATGTCAGCTGTTAAAAGAACCAAATTTGCTCAGCCCCCCCATGTACTACAAGATTAATTTGCACAACACGCtcctatgaaaacaaatgtcaaGCTAGCTTCATGGAGCTGATTTTACTCTCCCCCTCTAAGGACAATATGTTCTCGAAATACCACTCTATACTTTTGGCTGAAATGGTGCCAAgatgctttattctttttcttctgtttcttcccccAAGATAAGAGAAGCAGTGCCCCTCGCAGTGCTGCAGCGAGGTACTTCTTGGAGGCCTTTTCTTGGCGAACAAAAGCCATCAACAGGAGACGCAAAAGATCGAGATAATAACGCTGTTCAAATCCAAATTACAAAAGGATTTTTACTCCCAGCCTTCAATCTTTCAGCATAGGAGTGCCGTACTGCTTCGCCTCTCAGTGTGGCtttgtcaccaccattaaccAGGTTAAAGAGGGGTGAGCCAAAGAGGAGTGATccaaaggaggtgatccaaaGAGGGGTGACCCAAAGAGGGACCTTGTGACCTGAGCACCACTGGAGGTCCCCACCCTGAGCCCTGGGGCCACGTAAGACCTGCTGCCCCCCTGCTTAACGGGTGCTCTCCCCCCACAGGATGCTTGGAGCGATGCCCTGGGGCAGCTGCACATGGACTCCCAGCAGGACTATCAGCTGCTTGGGGCTCAGAAGGCCCCCGAGGGACTCTACCTTCTCTTCAGAAGAGCCTTCAGCACCTGTGACCCCAAGGACTACCTTATAGAGGTACAGCATCACCTTCTCCCTGATGCAGCACTCTCGGCCCCATCCCAACCCCCATAGCACCAAGCGGGGCTCCAACCCCTGTCCtcactgctgttgtgttttgtggGTAGCATCAGGTGTTTGCACTGcttagaagagaaaggaagcatgCTACAGATGTCATGAGCAATGTTTGGCACAATCTGTTTACAACCACTTATAAACCTCTATACCGTGTAGATTTTAGCTTGTTTGCATCACCCGCTCCTGTTGAGCATGTGTTAGGTCTATATAAATCCCTTCCTGCATCACTTGGGTTTGCAGTCTGGAGCCAGGCATTACGCTGAGGTGTTGCTCAGCAGGAGGCAaacaggaggctgcagcaggagctgagcaaaggtgcagcaaacagagctgcttctctctcaCCTCCTGTCCAGAGCTGCCTGGGTCCAGCAGCACCTCCTCTACCTGCAGTACTTTCAGCAAAGCCCCTCACTGTAACTCATAGATCAgagaacggcttgggttggaagagaccttaaatatcatccacttccaaccccgctgctgtggacagggttgTTACCcgccagatcaggctgcccaggatgccagccaacctggccttgaatgtctccaaggatggggcatccacaacttctttgggcaaTGTGACTCCCTagaaggagctgggagaaaGGGAGGCCCTGGGGCAggcattttgtttctgctgcccCTGGCTCACCCCAGGACTCACGCCACCAGTATCGACACCAATTGTCCACACAATTACCGTTCTGCGTGCAAAATTACCTGACTTTGCTCTTGCTTCAGGATGGCACTGTGCACCTTATCTATGGGATCCTCGAGAGCCCTGTCCGTTCCCTCCACGCCATCAACATCTCTACCATGTACAGGGGGCTGCAGAGGGTACAGCTGCTGAAGCCCAACATCACCATCCCTGGGCTGCCCAGTGATGTGAAGACTATGGAGATAACGGCCCCCAGTATTGTTATTCCCAGCCAGGAGACAACCTACTGGTGCTACATcacagagctgccaggcagcttcaccaAACACCACATTATCATGGTAAGGGGCAGATCAGCTGCGTTCACATCCCTTTAAGCCATTCTGCAAAGCCCACCGCTTCCCTGCCTTTTCACAGGGGAGATTTTGGACACATACCTATTCCTTACTGCAAAACAATTGGGCATAGGCCTGCTGGGGgtgaggggtggggggggacaCCCAGCAAGGAGAGGGGAAGCCTGACACGAGCTGCAGCAAGAGCACAGGGATTTATAGGGGAAAGATGGCTCTGCAAAGGAAAGCTTAGAAGGAGGATTTTCTCTCCAACAGATGGTGCGAAATGAATCATCTGTGTGTAAGTAAAAAGTGCGTAACTCCTGATACCTTCCCGCTGCTGCGGATCAGTTCTGCAGCTGGCGATTTTGGCCAGAGCCATCCTGCAGGTTTTCTACCCCAAAACTCCCTCCTCATGccctgagcagctgctggctaGGAATggagcccaggagctgcaggcatcGGGGCCAGGACCCTCTTTGTGGAAAACCAAAGCCCTCTCAGCCCAGCAAAACTGGCGAAGGGCTCGGTCAGCACAAAGCAGGGCAAGTTCTGCTGCTCATCCAGTGCATCCCTCCGCAGGGAAGGCAAAAGATGTTTCTCCAGGAGCTCAGATGGACTGGCCCCACAGCCAGCCAAGAGCTCTTGGTCCTTGATCCCTCATGCCCAGCTCATGGGCATCCCCCTGGCATGGTAAAACTCAATATTACACACCCATGGTGGGCTCTGTGTGGAGCCTGCACGAACAGCACAACCAGGGATGGGTCCTCAGAAATGGTCCTAATGTGTGCCCTTTCTTCTCGGATGCCACTTTGCAGTACGAGCCAGTGATCACAGCAGGCAATGAAGCCCTGGTCCACCACATGGAAATCTTCCAGTGCACTGCTGAGTTTGACAGCATCCCCCATTACAACGGTCCCTGCGACGACAAAATGAAGCCACAGCGGCTCAACTACTGCAGGCACGTGCTTGCAGCGTGGGCCATGGGAGCGCAGGTGGGTGCAAGATGGGATCCATCATCACTCCTGGGCACCTTTCCTGCCATCTCCCAACCCTTTGGGACCCCTTCTCATGGGAATGAGCATCCCTGCATGGGCTGCCCCAACCCCAATTGGGATTTGGGTTCAGCCTGAGCACCCCATTCTCCTCCAGGATACCTTTGCATTTCCTCCTCACCTCAGCTCCACAAATCAGTGTGATTCCCCACTCCTCAGTGATTCTGCCATCACATGTTCAAGGCAAGAGGCCTTTAGATGCAAGAGCAGCTCAACACCAAGCAGAACAGAGGGTGCAAGTTATGTCCCCCAGCCCACAGTGGGGCTCAGGATTATGCCCATACATTCCTCTCCTTGGCCACTTCAGCTTAGATCCCATAAAAACCACCCCACTGCTCCCTTAATGCCCTTC
Coding sequences within:
- the DBH gene encoding dopamine beta-hydroxylase isoform X1; this encodes MAKARRVGAILPSMQTQGSTPCPCPSFRLRELASMYFTMVAVFLVILVVALQGSAPHGTYFPYKVPLDPQGLLELSWNVSYPEQAVYFQILIRKFKFGLLFGMSDRGEFENADLAVLWTDGHSSYFGDAWSDALGQLHMDSQQDYQLLGAQKAPEGLYLLFRRAFSTCDPKDYLIEDGTVHLIYGILESPVRSLHAINISTMYRGLQRVQLLKPNITIPGLPSDVKTMEITAPSIVIPSQETTYWCYITELPGSFTKHHIIMYEPVITAGNEALVHHMEIFQCTAEFDSIPHYNGPCDDKMKPQRLNYCRHVLAAWAMGAQAFYYPEEAGLAFGGPGSSRYLRLEIHYHNPLIFKGRRDSSGIRLYYTASLRPHDAGIMELGLVYTPMMAVPPGETAFVLTGYCTDKCTQKALPVNGIRIFASQLHTHLAGRKVVTVLARDGRELQVVNADGHYSPHFQEIRMLKEVVSVFPGDELFTTCTYNTEDRSNVTVGGFGIREEMCVNYVHYYPQTQLELCKSTVDPGYLHRYFNLVNRFNDEEVCMCPQVSIPQQFSSIPWNIFNRDVLKSFYSFAPISMHCNKSSAVRFPGEWEKQPLPSITRTLREPQPHCPSAPGPRPAVPVPLNLNDMRRD